The sequence TGCCCTGAGCTGCACAGTGGGGCCGGGGCAGCGATGACGGGTGTGGGGGACAGGAGAAGTGTCTGCTGCGGGGGCCAGTGCCGGTGCCACCATCTGCTATCCCTCCGCCCGTCCCCGCAGGAGTACCCGCTGTCGGCCCTGGCCGGGACCACCTGCCGCTGCGGCTTCCCCACCACGCTCTTCACCCTGCACGAGCGCGAGGATGAGCAGCTCTGCGCCCAGAAATGCGCCGGTGAGGAGTTCGAGAGCTGCGGCACCGCCGAATACCTCCTCGTCTACCAGACCCAAGTGCAAGGTGAGTGACACCGGGCTCATCCTGCCCACTGCCAGGCAGGGACCCCTCCGACGTGCGTGCCGGCACCGGTTTCCCAACCCCTTCCCGGGAACACCGGCAGAAAGTGTATGCGAGCTCACAGCATCTATTtggctttcattaaaaattaccatttattttaatttcctgggaAATCAACCCTCCCCTGAACAAACAGCTTTAATTACTGCCTGACTCAGCTGCAGGGGAGAGCAGTTTGCCATCTGCCTCCAGCAGGATCCCTCCTTGCCGGCGCTTGTCCCTCCTTGTCACCGGCATATTGGTAAGCCAGAGCTTTGCCAGCCAGGGGGAACAGGCTCCGGGGAaaaatatggggggaaaaaagcgttgatcaggaagaaattccctGGGAGGCTGCGCAGAGAGGGCTCTTCTCTGCAGGTCCCCCACTGCCCTGCAGGTCCCAGCGGTGGGACCAGTGGGGACGGGGAAGCACAGGTCAAGGGGAAACCTGTTGCTGGGAGAGGAAAGGGCTGAATGGAGCAAGTGAGAACTTAAACTCAGGTGGTTTTGCTTCAGAGCAGTTCAGTCTCAACATGATCCCTGCTTCGGCTGGAAGCACTTGTGCGTTCATTGATAGATTGCAGGAGATTTGCATGGCAAATGCACCCGTGTTACTCAGTGTCTCCTAATCCTGCAGGCAGCAAGCGGCCGGTAATGAATGGcagagcacctcctgccctcttcTTAGGACTTTTTGGGGTGTTTAGGACACTTCGGAGTGTTCAGGACTCTTTGGGGTGTCCCCATGTGGGTGCCTTCCCCTATAGCAGCCGCCTTCTCGCACCCTGCCCCAGCATCTTCCCGGGAGGCAGCAGCACGCCCTAAGGAAGAGAGATACCTCTAGGAAAAGCACGTTACGGTGCCACGGCCCTGACGTGCCTTGGCCGGTTCTCGCTGCAGACAACCGCTGCATGGACAGGAGGTTTCTCCCCACCCGTGCCAAGCAGCTGGTGGCCCTGGCCAGCTTCCCCGGCGCTGGCAACACCTGGGCACGCCACCTGATTGAGTTGGCCACCGGCTTCTACACCGGCAGCTACTACTTCGACGGGTCTCTCTACAACAAAGGTGAGAGGGGGGCTCATTGATGGGGGTGCACCGGTCCCACCTGAGCTGGGAGAAGGTCCTGGTGCCATCCCTCGGgtctgcaggaaggagagggcagagctgggtACCACTCATGGTGCTCCACGGGATGGTGTGTGCTGGTTCAAAGGGTATCAGAGAGACCCGACGTCGCATGTGTCCTGCCCCTAACCTGCCCATGCTGCCCACTAACCTTGGCCAGGACCAATTTGGGGCAGAACTGGAGATTCTTCATCCCACTGGTGGTTTCTAACCCGCTGTGAGGGTTCCTCCTTTCTAGAGGAGGAACCGGAGCAACTCCAACCCTGGCAAACAAGGCAATTCCTGCATGTTTTGCCCCAAGAAAAGGCCGATGGGGTTTTGTGACCGGATTTCCCCAGGAGCTGGTGTTCACGGGCTTGGCACTCTCATCCCGGGATTGCATAAAGTGAGAAGCAAATGAAAGTCACGGCTGCGTGGTGAGAAGGACTGATGCAGCCTTCCAGCTTCAGGAGTTGGAAGCGGGTGGCACCAGTATCCTGGAGGACAAGTGTCCCCATGTGTTTCCCGTGAAGCTGCGGATAAAAATAGCAACGTGTCAGGGCACCCGGGGAACACCAACACCCGAATGAATGAATATTCGCGGTGCAAAAAAGCACCGATGAGCTcagagggggatggaggagggagccGATCTCATTTGCCTGTTCTCCTTGGGCTGAAGGGTTTGGTGGAGATCCATCTTCCTCTCCTGGGTGATGCAGGTATTTGCCCAGTAAATATTTGATGGAGGGGGGATGCTGTCGCTCCCAGCTCTTGTGCCCTCCGGGGCAAAGCAGCAGCGCTGTGCCCACCGTATTGGTGCCAGGGCTGGTGGCACATGGGCTTTGGGGACCCCGAATTAAGCAGCGAGTTTCAAGCCAAAAATAAGCTTGAGACAGGCATGAAGCTTTTTCAGGCAGAAGCCACCTCCTCCCAATAACCCACCATATTGCAAGGGCGAGGGAAAAGATCAGTTCTCCCATTTTATAGCTGTTTATAATAGTTTTATTCATAGACCTTGAAGgtttctcctgcttttccttccccttctgtgGCTCTGAGAGGaaatcctccttcccttcttggCCATGGCGGAGCTGGGATCTGTACCCGGGGTACCCACATAGCTGGTGGGGTCTGTCCCCATGGTGCCCCTAAAACCCTGCTTGCACGACACCACAGGCAGcgatgcacctttttttttttctcccaagatTTGCCCAATTCAGCCTTTCAGAGATGGAGATGCTCTGCCCCGGGAGAGGCATCCCAGACTGTATCATCCCCTGGCGCTGGCACCCACCGGGGTGCAGCCGGCGTCACGCGTCCCATGGAGGGGAGCGTCACTGGGTGAAAGCCTTGGCGAGGTTTTGCTCATCCGACCGAGCGCGGGTTTCGTGTTTATTCCGGGCTGAGCGCGTCGGAGGGCCCGGTGGTATCCAGGCAACTGGCAGATTAGCCACCACGTCCCTGCGTCGCACGGCGGGGCTGCCGAAAGCAAATTACACATCTATAATTGCTGTAAAACAGCTACTTACAGCTTATCTCCCCCCTCAGCTCCGCTCCACCGCCGACACGCTGTTCCCGGGCAGTTTGGGTTGTGCTATGCAGGGGCCGGGGGTGCAAAGGGGCTGGGAGCGATGCCAGGCTCAGCCCCGATCCTCCGTGCAGGGGACATGAGGGATGGCGGTCCCCTCTTTGGACCTCCCATGGCATCGCTGCAGCCCCTGGGCTCATCTGCAGCCCCACAAGCACAGGGGTTTTTACCCTTCTTAATTTATTGGGAGGGTTTAAATGCTGTGGCCAGGGAGATTATAGCTATAAAAATATGTTCTTGACCCCACCAATATAAGCGTAAGGTACATTAATGCCGTGTGCAGTTATTTAAGGCCAGTGTGCTGTGCTCTGCCCTGGAGAAAAGCTAGGCTGTGGCAGACCATCTCGCTGAGAAGAGCCGGGCACGGCTCGGTCCCCGTTCCCGCTACCCACCCTCTCCTGCATGAATTTTGCATCATGACTTGACACATAACTCGGGCAAATAAATGATTTCCATCTGCGAGAGGGATGCAAATCCTACTTCAAGTCCCAACTGCTTTTATCCAACTGTATTTTGCCACCTGATGTTCCCCTTTCGTTCCCTTTCCCCCGCtcgcttttattatttttattaacatcgGCACCGGCCGCTTGCTCTGTCCCGGCAGGGTTCAAGGGCGAGCGGGACCACTGGCGAAGTGGGAGGACGATTTGCATCAAAACCCACGAGAGCGGCCAGAAGGAGATCGAATCCTTCGATTCGGCCATCCTGCTCATCCGAAACCCCTACAAGGCCCTGATGGCGGAGTTCAACCGCAAATACGGGGGGCACATCGGCTTCGCGGCTCACGCCCACTGGAAGGGCAAAGGTACGGTGGGCTcagctgcccctgccccgctcccacgGGACCCGGCTGGGCGAGCGCCAAGCTGGCCACCAGAGCGATGTCGAAGCCCAGCAGAGCCCAAATCTGGTCCCCATGGAGGAAGCCCAGGCTGTGCCACCCCTTTGGGGTCCCCGTGTTCACCTTCTGGCGTGACCTGCAGCATCTCCTAGCATGGCCGAGGGCTCAGCGagggtgggatgggacgggatggcatgggatggggaaGCAGAGATGCTCTGCTGTTCGATGCTGTGTTGGGCAGCAGCGGAGAGGTGGCAGTGCCCGGGGACACAAGTCCAACAGCAGCCTGGTGCcagcagggaaggaaagggtTGGATGGGCAGGAGCCTGAGGACCCAAACTCTGCCCATTCTTCAGAGCAGCTCTTCAAGGCCAAGGACAACTGGCCTGAACACTTGCCTGGGCAGGCGGAGAGCAAGGAGAGGTTAAAAAATATAACAGGATCCAGGGGACATCTCCACCCATCACCTGGTGGGCGCATGTGTCGCTGTGGGGCTGCAGCATCTCCACGCTGCCACCGAAGCCAGATTCCAGCAGGACCACCCTGctaggggggcgggggggtcgggAGAGgatgggcagccccagcagccccagccctggtgcaggcAACGCCGTGGGGTGGAAACAAACCCCAGAAGTCACTAAGGCAATAGCGCCTttaggttgcccggagaagctgtggctgccccatccctggaggggttcaaggccaggttggacggggcttggagcaacctgggctggtgggaggtgtccctgcccagggcagggggttggaactagatgatctttaggatcccttccaacccaaaccattctatgattctacctgcAACAGGTCCTTCCCGACGCTGCCGTGTcactctcctgcctccttcctcctcccggcCGGCAGTGCCACCCCGGTGCTGCCTGTCCTGTGCACCTGGGTTTCTAATTAGCAGGAGGAAGGAGATTTCCTCCAAGCCCTGGTTatcctgccttccccagggcagAGGTGCAGGAGAAGGGGCGCAGGCGATGCCCAGGTTGGGGGCAGCCCCTTGCCCCTGTGCCACGCTCGCCCCTGGCCGGCAGCAGGAGCGGTGGCAGCCACCGGCCCATCCCTATGGACAAGGGGGTGGCAGGGTGTTATTCCCGTGCGCCCAGCTGCTCCGGAGACACCACCTTTCCCGCGCACAGGCGTATTGTGGAGGCTTGTTAATTATAGCAATTTACAAATTGCTGTTGTGGAATTGACTTCATTGGAAAGAGTTAAAATATTTAGCTTGATTGAACATCTGCTACCCTTAATTCAGAGTTTATTTAAGGGGAGCTTTTGCTGTTGTGGCTGTTATGTGCCTGGATTTCGTTATCGCCATGTGCTTGCAGCGCCGGAGATGGCCcaacccttctctccccatcCCGTAAAACCAGGGAAGAGAAATGTCCCACTGCTTCCTTGGTGGCTTTTCTCCCTGGGCATGTCCCTGGGCTGGCATCGCCCCCGCCGTGACACGGTACGAGCCTCTTGCTAGATTTTATCCCCATCTGCTGCACCCCCGAAGCACAACTGCGAATTGCAGATAGAGCCGGGAGGGAGAACGCAGGACGATCCCCCGGCTGCACCACGGGAACCCTCCTGAGCTTTCCCggtcccaaatccccccccacgCCTGTCCCACGCCTTGTGCCCCCAACAGGATGGGGGGCCAGGCAGAGGCgacccttccctccaccccagcaCAGTCCAACTTGGACACGCATCGAACTACATCACCAAATTCTTTCCAGAGCATGTACGGTGTAATTAGCTAATAGGTTAATTGTCAGGTTAATTAACCGTTGGAACAACTTGCCTGGAAATATGGAGTTTTTCCATCACTTGAGgacttcagtggggctgggaaCGTTGCTGAGAGGATGGGCGCCGGGGAGGGCTTGGAGACCCCTGTTCCGCTGACCCTGTGGGGGGCctcagcccatggaggaccccagcCGTAGGGCCTGTGGGGGGGctcagcccatggaggaccctgGCTGCGGAGCCTGTTGGGGGGctcagcccatggaggaccccggcTGTGGAGCCTGGGGGGTCCCTGCGGGACCTTCCGcacccaccctccctcccaccagccaACGCTCAACCGGGACAGCTCGTTTGTGCCAGGTTTGCAATTAAGCACTCGGGTGCGTGGTTAAATAAGTCATCCAGCGGACAAAAAAATAAGTGATTAAAGGTGAGTAATTAAGACAGGGCGTAGGGGTCCCATCCCCAGCCTTCCCTGCGGAAAGCCCCTTGCCGGGCTGGCTCTCCAaaccctttccttctcccaggaACTAATTTTGGGGCAATTTTGGGAAAAAGCCGTGCCTTCTCGTAGCCTCGCCCACAGCTGCCAGTACTGGGGGGAAattttccttcccccgccccgcccctgccATTCCCAGCCCTGCGTGGAGCCCGCAGAGGCCGCGGGCGCCGTGAAACCCCCGTTTGGTTCCGTGACATTAATTTTTACGATATCCCTGGAGCGGTTCCAAAGCAAAGTTTTATGTGATATGATTACACAAGGTGAATTGTCCTGGATCTGTTTAATGAAACAGATACTGTGTTTAATGATTCTTCGGGGAATTAAATACAGTTAAGCTATTAATCAGGCATTGGTTTCTGGGGGAGGACGTGAGGAAGAGGCAGATACCCAGAGCTTTTATGCATCATAAGATAGATGTGTACGGCACTGCCAGGAGAGTTGTGGCTTGTTATTGATGTTTCATTACCCCTTTTATCACCTGATTTTTATAGGAGGATCAATTAGCAAGAAGGATAATTGAAAGATTTCAGCAGGAGGCGCAGGCGGTggccctgggatgggggggaatgcaggggacgtgggggacacgggggacacccACTGACGGTGTCCTCTGCTCCTTCCAGAGTGGCCGGAGTTCGTGGCCAACTATGCGCCGTGGTGGGCGACCCACACCCTCGACTGGCTGCGCTACGGCAAGAAGGTGCTGGTGGTGCACTTCGAGGACCTGAAGCGGGACCTCTTCGTCCAGCTGCAGCGGATGGTGGGGCTGCTGGGCATCGCCGCCTGCGAGGACCGGCTGCTCTGCGTCGAGGGACAGAAGGACGGCAACTTCAAGCGATCCGGCTTGAGAAAATTAGAGTACGACCCTTACACCCCCGAGATGAGGAAGGTGATCAGCGGCTACATCAAAACGGTGGACACGGCTCTGAAACTCCGAAATCTGTCGGGGGTCCCGGATGACTACTACCCGAGATGATGGTGACGATGGCGGGGGGGACTTGACCCTGGGTGGTCTCCCCGGCCTCTGCCTACTTCCACCCAGTGggtggcttttcttttaattctccATCTGCTGCTATTAGCTGTTAATCAACTCCCTGCATGAGCAACGAATGGTCCCCAGCCATCGCTGAGCTTGCTTGGCCGATGCCGATGTGGACCCAGGCGTCACCGCCAAGGGGATGCGGGTGCCCTCCCTGCGCAGGGTCCCTGCTCCATCCCGCTCCTGTTTTCGGCTCCCGCAGCCCTCCCGTGGCACCGCAGTGGGCTATTTGTGCCTGTCCCTCCGGCCTGGCTGGGGGGGACGCTGCTTTGCTCGTGCCGTGCCTGATGCACCCCCCTGGTGCCGGCAACGCTGCCAcggtgctgcaggagctgagctcCCCTGGGGGGGGGTATTCCCAAAGTCCCCTGGCTCCTTGGCCAGCCCTGGAAGGTCCCTGGATGGAGCCCATCAGCCGGAGAGACCAGGGAGGGTTGGCGCCGTGTGGGGGATGCTCCTCTGGATCCCTGTGGAAATCGGgaaggctgtgctggggagagtGATGCTGTGTCCCCCCCTTGGCTCCACGGGGACCCTCCCTGAGcctggagccggggggggggcgtctCTGTCCCCCTTGGCTCCATGGGGACGCTCCCTGAGCCTGGTgaccgggggggggtgtccctggggtgaGGCTGGTGTCCCCAGCCACAGCAATGTCACTTCTCCAGCCccggtgcctggggggggggacctGTGAgccccacctgggggctgcgggtggTGGGACTCACCCCGACGCGTGTGAATGATGCCCGAGAGGGGGACATTGTCCCCGGACAGAGGAGCTTACAGGACCCACGAGCTCGTCCGTGCCTCATTCCAAAAGCTCACGAGCCAGAACAGCCCCCCCAGAAGCAGTTTTGGGGGCTGCGAGCGGGGTCCGTGGGGACCAAATCTCGGGGCTGAGCTTTTaggtgtgtgtgccccccccgcaACACACCGGCTGAATATAGTCCCGCAATGGGTCGTCCCCTCGCCGGGGCTCGCACCCTCTCCCGCTGCCTGCCGACGGGCAAGCTGAAACCAAAGGATCTCGGTGCGCGTTGGGAAGATGCCGTTCGCCAGGCTGGCTTTGTGCCGAGCTGCATGCTGTCCCCAgccgtccccctccccgcgccACCCTCCCAGCCCGGCCCTGGCCCGGCTTTGCCGCAAAAGagcttccccccacccacccccgacTTCTCCTTCCAACCTGCAAGTCCCCTTTGGATGTAGGTGCAAAAGCCATATATATTGTACGCAGCCTTTTCTAGAGTTAGGTATTCGACGGTTGGCTTTTAACTCTTGATAGACGTACACGCACAGGTCGAAATCTAGAGACACCGCTCAGTCTATAttcaaagagagagaagaaaactccCCAgtggaaaaaggagaatttaaataaaatatatttttctaatgtgCGTGCGGAGCGGACACGGGGCAGCGCTGCtagggttggggggggagggggggcgctcCTGGTCCCTGTTTCTTTGCACGGAGGTGGGTGAATGTGTTTATAAGGAGCAGCTGCCCCGTTTTTAACTCTTCCCTTGACAAATGGCTGGAGGTTTTCTAGGAGAGGGGGGTGAGCCCCATTCCTGGTGGGAATCGAGCTGACCCCACGCTCACAGCGGCCCGGGGGCTGCCTACCTCGGTCAGAACAAATCCTCAGGTCAATCCAGCTATTAaaggagaggtttttttgttgctgttctgcCTCCCCGTGTGTTCGTGGGGCTGCCTGAACATCCCGGTACCCACCCCCTCCCCGATCCCAGACCGGGGGCTGGATGTCCCCGGGACACGGGAGCAACACGGGGACACGGGCGGCTCCTCTACCCCCGGCTTTAATCACATGAATGCCATTCCCGCATTTAAACCACCGACAACACAACCAAAGTGGCTCCTTCTTGGGAGTTTTATTACTTTTATAGTGTCCTTAAAGACAGGTTTATTCCCGTCCGTGGTGGGAGCGGGGACAGTTACAGCGGGCTTTATTCCCGTTGCCTCCCGTCCTTCTTCGGCTCTGGAGCAAGAGCGGGCTCGGTGcaatttattccttttctcttgGCCGATCGCCGCCTTATCTGGAGTTGgtgaaatccctttttttttttttagtagcgtTGGGTTTGCAGCGATGGAGACGCAGGCCGGGCAGGATTTGTTCTGACAGGCACCGTCTGCGGAAGAGGCAGCGTTCCCTTCCGCCCCTCGGAAGTAATTAAACCCCAAAAGCCAATTAATCTCCGAGATAAAACAATTAAGGGATGACATCGCGTGCAGGCAGCGCGCTCGGGGGCCTGGGCTGCAGCTTGTAAGGCGGCAGGGGAGGCGtggggagcggggatgggggctgcccccagcacagggacccccatCCGCACAGCCCAGGGGACATCGGGGGCCATCGCTGTCTCCACCAAACCCCTTCAAAAGCACGGAGGGAACTCCCTGAGCACCAGCAGTATCAGCTTACCTCTATTTTTCACCCCCCCGCTGTGGCTTTAAGGATCACTGAAGTTTAATGCCTTTATTTCACTGCaattgtttgttggggtttttttttgttggttggttggttttttttgttttttagtcATTACCTCCCCGTAAGTAAGTGTGTGCAGCGCATGTGGCTGCCCACACGCACCCCCGGCTTACGAAGGTCCGTGCCTTCGCCTCCATCCCGGCTAACGCAGGAGCAGCGATGGCCCTTCTGCTCTCCCCACGAGCAGAAGCCAAAGGtttatggtttattttatttttatttattaaatgccgggctgtttattttttttaccacatGGGGCTGGCATGTAATAATAAAAGTTATATTCCCCCCGGAAAGAGACGCCAGCCATCCTTTCTGCATCGTTTTCATGTGCAAAGCTCTTGACATGTAATAGCCGCCCTGCTGGGCTTCCTCCATCGCGCCATTGTAGCCCGGCTCGTTGGCGAGCACCTGAAtgtgcaggcaggggaggcaaCCCTCAGCGTTTccatgatgatttttttaaaagcagcgaATCTTTCCGCTTGATTCAGCCTTGGCgagcccagagcatccctgggcaggACCAGCCGGCTCGCATGGCCTGGGggccactgggggggggggggggggttacctTGACCACCTACCCCCCCAgcttcctgcttttaaaaaaaaaaaaaaaatcatctttttttttcctgcaatctCTCATCCCTGGGAGCGTTTTCCTGCCTCCCCGGTCCTGCGCTGGTGgaggctgcagcatcctccctcccGGGCTGGATGGGTTCCTCAGCCGTTGCCTTAGCAACGACGTCTGCACCAAAACTCCCTGCATTTCCCCCAATTCCGTGTGGGTTTTGCAATCGGCAGGCCGGTCCCTGCGATGGAGGAGATGATGCTGGAGGAGACGATGCCGGAGAGCAGCTCAGGCCCGGGCTCCCTTCCCTGGCCAAGGCAGCGAATGCCCCTCTGGGGCGAATTCAGAGGATTCTGGGCTGATGCAAATGATGTTGTGGGGGCTCAGAGCAGGTcggagggaaggggctccccTTCCTCACAAATTAAATCCCATACGAAGTTCATACTGCTGTTTAAATGAGAGGGAAATAACCCGCCCCAACAGCATAATGCAGAAGCCGCAACAGCACTTTCACAAAAGCTCTATAATGTGGGGGAGATGCGAGTTATAAATCTGAGCAGCAGTAATATTCATCCCCTACAAAAGAAGCATGTTTATTTATCGGTTTTACTATTTTCCGTAAAATTTACTGTTGACAATCTGCCTGAATGCAGCAGAGATAATTTAAACATGGCTCCAACCCGCCTGGCatcaaggaaagagaaaggggaacatgtttaatct comes from Larus michahellis chromosome 13, bLarMic1.1, whole genome shotgun sequence and encodes:
- the WSCD2 gene encoding sialate:O-sulfotransferase 2: MAKLLVKLQRYFRRKPVRFFTLLALYLAAGSLVFLHSGFAGEPTVTGTQRGPGAAEGPGLPYLGVMQLSRGFKAAATMPDGGRRHGPWFKSTSKEPAERAKAGDYGSTRSRALRARSGREKEEDRARYIGCYVDNTRRRTLRGVSFFDYKKMTVFRCQDNCAERGYLYAGLEFGAECYCGHKIQASNASESECNMACKGERSNTCGGVNRLSIYRLELAQESARRYGSAIFRGCFRQPDNVSIALPVSQLMLNMSVDKCVDFCTEKEYPLSALAGTTCRCGFPTTLFTLHEREDEQLCAQKCAGEEFESCGTAEYLLVYQTQVQDNRCMDRRFLPTRAKQLVALASFPGAGNTWARHLIELATGFYTGSYYFDGSLYNKGFKGERDHWRSGRTICIKTHESGQKEIESFDSAILLIRNPYKALMAEFNRKYGGHIGFAAHAHWKGKEWPEFVANYAPWWATHTLDWLRYGKKVLVVHFEDLKRDLFVQLQRMVGLLGIAACEDRLLCVEGQKDGNFKRSGLRKLEYDPYTPEMRKVISGYIKTVDTALKLRNLSGVPDDYYPR